The following proteins come from a genomic window of Novosphingobium aromaticivorans DSM 12444:
- a CDS encoding zinc-binding dehydrogenase: MKGRATVLVGANRIETWEIDVHSPEPGGALVRTVLGGVCGSDVHIMTGEAGEMPFPIILGHEGVGEIVELGAGVSTDYAGVPVKPGDLVVWSPIALCHRCYSCTILEETPCENSRFFEDASKPNWGSYADFAWLPNSMPFYRLPDGAIPEAVAALGCALPTVLRGFDRCGPVRFGDSVVVQGAGPVGLSAVLVAAQAGAREVIVIDAAPARLEAAVKLGATATVSLGLPQDERKRMIYDRIGKQGPDIVIEAAGALPAFPEGVDISGIHSRYIILGLWGAIGTQPISPRDLTLKNLTIGGASFPAPKNYYHAMQFAARVQHEVPLAELVSHRFGISQAAEALHATKTGTATKAVIDPSIS, from the coding sequence ATGAAAGGCAGGGCGACTGTCCTCGTGGGGGCCAACCGCATCGAGACATGGGAGATCGACGTCCATTCGCCCGAACCGGGGGGCGCGCTCGTCCGCACTGTCCTCGGCGGCGTCTGTGGCAGTGACGTTCACATCATGACCGGGGAAGCCGGCGAGATGCCTTTCCCGATCATCCTTGGGCACGAAGGTGTTGGCGAAATCGTCGAGCTGGGGGCTGGTGTCAGCACCGACTATGCAGGCGTCCCGGTCAAGCCCGGGGATCTTGTGGTGTGGTCACCGATCGCGCTGTGCCACCGCTGCTATTCCTGCACGATCCTTGAGGAGACGCCCTGCGAGAACAGCCGGTTCTTCGAGGATGCGTCAAAGCCGAACTGGGGAAGTTACGCCGACTTCGCGTGGTTGCCGAACTCGATGCCGTTCTATCGGCTTCCTGACGGTGCGATCCCTGAGGCGGTGGCGGCTCTAGGTTGCGCCCTGCCGACGGTCCTGCGAGGCTTCGATCGCTGTGGTCCAGTCCGTTTTGGCGACAGCGTGGTGGTGCAAGGCGCCGGCCCGGTGGGCCTTTCGGCCGTCCTTGTCGCGGCGCAGGCCGGCGCGCGCGAGGTGATCGTGATCGACGCCGCGCCCGCGAGGCTGGAGGCGGCGGTCAAGCTTGGCGCAACCGCCACGGTGTCGCTCGGCTTGCCGCAGGACGAGCGCAAGCGCATGATCTACGACCGGATCGGCAAGCAGGGGCCCGATATCGTGATCGAGGCGGCGGGCGCATTGCCGGCCTTCCCTGAAGGCGTCGACATCAGCGGCATCCACAGCCGCTACATCATACTCGGGCTTTGGGGGGCAATCGGCACGCAACCCATATCCCCGCGCGACCTTACGCTGAAGAACCTCACCATCGGTGGAGCATCGTTCCCTGCTCCGAAGAACTATTACCATGCGATGCAGTTTGCAGCGCGGGTGCAGCACGAAGTCCCGCTCGCCGAACTGGTCAGCCACCGCTTCGGCATCTCGCAGGCGGCCGAAGCCTTGCATGCCACCAAGACCGGAACCGCGACCAAGGCGGTCATCGACCCGTCGATCAGCTGA
- a CDS encoding cytochrome P450 → MNAQTSTATQKHRVAPPPHVPGHLIREIDAYDLDGLEQGFHEAWKRVQQPDTPPLVWTPFTGGHWIATRGTLIDEIYRSPERFSSRVIWVPREAGEAYDMVPTKLDPPEHTPYRKAIDKGLNLAEIRKLEDQIRTIAVEIIEGFADRGHCEFGSEFSTVFPVRVFLALAGLPVEDATKLGLLANEMTRPSGNTPEEQGRSLEAANKGFFEYVAPIIAARRGGSGTDLITRILNVEIDGKPMPDDRALGLVSLLLLGGLDTVVNFLGFMMIYLSRHPETVAEMRREPLKLQRGVEELFRRFAVVSDARYVVSDMEFHGTMLKEGDLILLPTALHGLDDRHHDDPMTVDLSRRDVTHSTFAQGPHRCAGMHLARLEVTVMLQEWLARIPEFRLKDRAVPIYHSGIVAAVENIPLEWEPQRVSA, encoded by the coding sequence ATGAACGCCCAAACTTCTACGGCGACCCAGAAGCATCGCGTTGCTCCGCCGCCACACGTGCCGGGCCATCTGATCCGGGAGATCGACGCATACGACCTGGACGGCCTGGAGCAGGGTTTCCACGAAGCATGGAAGCGGGTGCAGCAACCCGATACGCCGCCGCTCGTCTGGACGCCGTTCACTGGCGGGCACTGGATCGCAACCCGCGGTACCTTGATCGACGAGATCTATCGCAGCCCCGAACGCTTCTCCAGCCGCGTGATCTGGGTCCCGCGCGAAGCGGGCGAGGCGTACGACATGGTGCCGACCAAGCTCGATCCGCCCGAGCATACACCCTATCGCAAGGCGATCGACAAGGGCCTGAACCTTGCGGAAATCCGCAAGCTCGAGGACCAGATCCGGACCATCGCGGTCGAGATCATCGAAGGCTTCGCCGATCGCGGCCATTGTGAGTTCGGCAGCGAGTTCTCGACGGTGTTTCCAGTCAGGGTGTTTCTCGCGCTGGCCGGGCTGCCGGTTGAAGATGCCACGAAGCTTGGCCTTCTGGCGAACGAGATGACGCGGCCCTCGGGCAACACGCCGGAAGAGCAGGGGCGGTCGCTGGAAGCGGCAAACAAGGGATTTTTCGAGTACGTCGCGCCGATCATCGCTGCGCGCAGGGGAGGCAGTGGTACTGACCTCATCACGCGCATTCTCAACGTCGAAATCGACGGCAAGCCGATGCCCGACGACCGTGCGCTAGGCCTGGTTTCGCTCCTGCTGCTCGGAGGGCTCGACACTGTCGTCAACTTCCTCGGCTTCATGATGATCTACCTTTCCCGGCACCCCGAAACGGTTGCCGAAATGCGGCGCGAACCATTGAAGCTGCAACGCGGCGTTGAAGAGCTGTTCCGTCGCTTCGCGGTCGTTTCGGATGCACGATATGTCGTTTCGGACATGGAGTTCCATGGCACCATGCTTAAGGAGGGCGACCTCATCCTCCTGCCAACGGCTCTGCACGGGCTTGACGACAGGCATCATGACGATCCCATGACCGTCGACCTGTCGCGGCGCGATGTCACTCACTCGACTTTCGCCCAGGGGCCGCACCGCTGCGCGGGCATGCACCTCGCGCGCCTCGAGGTGACGGTCATGCTGCAGGAATGGCTGGCCCGCATTCCGGAATTCAGGCTGAAGGACAGGGCAGTGCCAATCTACCATTCAGGCATCGTCGCGGCGGTCGAGAACATTCCACTGGAATGGGAGCCTCAGAGGGTTTCGGCATGA
- a CDS encoding flavin reductase family protein codes for MMDDEKAHFRKVLGHYPTGVCAITAKTPDGTATAMIVGSFTSVSLDPPLVGFFPDKQSSSWSAISVCDGFCVNVLGSSQEALCRQLASKDPRKFEGVAHTLSPRGAPLIDGALAWIDCSMHSVSEAGDHLLVLGAVESFEIATPGDPLLFHKGSYGKFTA; via the coding sequence ATGATGGATGACGAGAAGGCGCATTTCCGCAAGGTCCTCGGGCATTATCCGACAGGTGTCTGTGCCATCACCGCCAAAACGCCCGACGGCACCGCCACCGCGATGATCGTCGGCTCGTTCACTTCTGTCTCGCTTGACCCGCCGCTTGTCGGGTTCTTTCCTGACAAGCAGTCGAGCAGCTGGAGCGCGATTTCGGTTTGCGACGGGTTTTGCGTGAATGTGCTGGGATCGTCGCAGGAGGCCCTCTGCCGCCAGCTCGCGTCCAAGGACCCGCGCAAGTTCGAGGGCGTGGCACATACCTTATCCCCGCGCGGTGCCCCGCTGATCGACGGGGCCTTGGCCTGGATCGATTGCTCGATGCACTCGGTCAGCGAAGCCGGGGACCATCTGCTGGTGCTGGGTGCGGTCGAGAGCTTCGAGATCGCCACGCCGGGCGATCCGTTGCTGTTCCACAAGGGCAGTTACGGCAAGTTTACGGCCTAG
- a CDS encoding TetR/AcrR family transcriptional regulator — MAQVENGKTRILDSAATALRQKGLAGAKLTEIAAGAGMLAPSIYHHFSSKDDLVEAVMMEGIYRNNRHIMAQVEVLGPSATALERLKAAIEAHIGFLLTGDDYSSAVSRVFDDLPAEMKGRVLAAYSSFDNYWRDLIAAAQADGSARSGLDPTLVRKFLIAMLDSCATWYRPGKLSPAQIAEQAANLALHGFAKG; from the coding sequence ATGGCACAAGTAGAAAACGGCAAGACGCGCATTCTTGACTCGGCTGCGACGGCTCTTCGCCAGAAGGGCCTCGCCGGCGCGAAACTTACCGAGATTGCAGCGGGTGCCGGCATGCTTGCCCCCAGCATCTACCACCATTTCTCCTCGAAGGATGATCTCGTCGAGGCCGTGATGATGGAGGGCATCTACCGCAACAACCGCCACATCATGGCCCAGGTCGAAGTCCTTGGGCCTTCTGCGACCGCGTTGGAGCGATTAAAGGCGGCGATCGAGGCGCACATCGGGTTTCTGCTGACAGGCGACGACTATTCATCCGCCGTCTCGCGCGTCTTCGATGACCTTCCCGCCGAGATGAAGGGGCGGGTTCTGGCGGCCTACTCCAGCTTCGACAATTACTGGCGCGATCTCATCGCCGCCGCCCAGGCCGATGGCTCGGCTCGAAGCGGTCTCGATCCGACTCTCGTCCGCAAGTTCCTGATCGCCATGCTTGATTCATGCGCCACATGGTACCGCCCCGGCAAGCTCAGCCCGGCGCAGATCGCCGAACAGGCCGCCAATCTTGCCCTGCACGGTTTTGCGAAGGGCTAG
- a CDS encoding SMP-30/gluconolactonase/LRE family protein: MMEGDRWRCLWDAKAILGEGTIWDERDGCIYWVDIEAPSVNWFNLETGSKGTWVPPKWVSAIAPRSSGGFIASSADGFVHIDPHADIYHPLVHPISDPRIARLNDGVVDRSGRYWSGSCDCSQWDESTTAEDKESTLGNLDARNTGELYRLAADGTVSSQEQNIVTANGPAFSPDGKTAYVNDSMPLVSWAYDVDADGNLRNRRDFLRFKPEDGYPDGMAVDVEGCIWMAFYESWMLRRFAPDGTLLEDRQLPVRRGLRPAFGGTDHSRLFLITGSQGYGAEQFAQQPLAGGLFEILDPPAAGVPNVPFAG, translated from the coding sequence ATGATGGAAGGTGATCGGTGGCGGTGCCTCTGGGATGCCAAGGCTATCCTCGGCGAAGGCACGATCTGGGACGAGCGCGACGGCTGCATCTATTGGGTGGACATCGAAGCCCCCAGCGTGAACTGGTTCAACCTTGAAACGGGCAGCAAGGGCACCTGGGTTCCGCCGAAGTGGGTCAGCGCCATAGCGCCACGTTCGTCAGGTGGCTTCATCGCCTCTTCCGCCGATGGGTTCGTCCACATCGATCCGCACGCGGACATCTATCACCCGCTCGTTCATCCGATCTCCGACCCCCGGATTGCGAGGCTGAACGACGGCGTGGTCGACCGAAGCGGCCGCTACTGGTCAGGCTCCTGCGACTGCAGCCAATGGGACGAAAGCACCACGGCCGAGGACAAGGAAAGCACGCTCGGCAACCTTGACGCCCGGAACACTGGCGAACTCTACCGCCTCGCCGCGGACGGCACGGTCTCCTCGCAGGAACAGAACATCGTCACTGCAAATGGCCCGGCCTTCAGCCCCGATGGCAAGACCGCTTACGTCAACGACTCCATGCCGCTGGTGAGCTGGGCCTACGATGTGGACGCAGACGGAAACCTCCGCAACCGGCGCGATTTCCTCCGCTTCAAGCCAGAAGACGGCTACCCCGACGGAATGGCGGTGGACGTGGAGGGCTGCATCTGGATGGCATTCTACGAAAGCTGGATGCTGCGCCGTTTCGCGCCGGACGGCACCTTGCTGGAAGATCGCCAATTGCCTGTACGGCGCGGCCTGCGCCCTGCCTTTGGCGGGACCGACCATTCCCGGCTGTTCCTGATCACCGGATCGCAGGGCTACGGAGCCGAACAGTTCGCCCAGCAACCTCTCGCGGGCGGGCTTTTCGAAATTCTTGATCCTCCTGCCGCTGGCGTGCCAAACGTGCCATTTGCAGGTTGA
- a CDS encoding enoyl-CoA hydratase/isomerase family protein, protein MDAVDGVRLEEGDAIDWIVFDRPQAANSFSATLLEQFSALVKDRQANGAPVLGIRGSGRGFSSGMDLGEYNATSGPTSDVLRLSSYVERWLDLWRHPKPVIVAVHGYCIGVAAQLASFADILVVAEDAMISEPTIPIGGGFIAPTWVSHVGSRHAKEFAFLPGNRIDGRMAAAWGWANCAVPASEVIACCESLAQRMKLMPPAVLAMKKRSINRAMEAAGFHAAASAIAESDALLHLEPEVTAIRNRLRTEDLKAVVGSYAGESSQEIFQRHGGHRPDAS, encoded by the coding sequence ATGGATGCCGTGGACGGAGTGAGACTCGAGGAAGGCGACGCAATCGACTGGATCGTCTTCGATCGCCCGCAAGCTGCGAACAGCTTCTCCGCCACCCTGCTGGAACAATTCTCGGCGCTGGTTAAGGACCGACAGGCCAATGGCGCACCGGTTCTCGGGATTCGCGGGAGCGGTCGCGGTTTCAGCTCGGGCATGGATCTGGGCGAATACAATGCCACGAGCGGCCCCACCAGCGACGTACTGCGGCTCTCTTCCTATGTCGAACGCTGGCTGGACCTTTGGCGCCACCCGAAGCCGGTGATCGTCGCGGTCCACGGCTATTGCATCGGCGTTGCCGCGCAGCTTGCGTCGTTCGCGGATATCCTCGTGGTGGCCGAAGACGCGATGATAAGCGAGCCCACCATTCCGATCGGAGGAGGCTTCATCGCCCCCACCTGGGTGAGCCACGTCGGCTCTCGCCACGCGAAGGAGTTCGCCTTTCTGCCTGGCAACCGGATCGACGGCCGCATGGCGGCAGCTTGGGGCTGGGCCAATTGCGCGGTCCCTGCTTCGGAAGTGATCGCGTGTTGCGAGAGTCTGGCCCAGCGGATGAAGCTTATGCCGCCTGCCGTCCTGGCCATGAAGAAGCGGTCGATCAACCGGGCGATGGAGGCAGCCGGATTTCACGCAGCGGCTTCGGCAATCGCCGAAAGCGACGCCCTTCTTCATCTCGAACCCGAGGTAACGGCGATCCGCAACCGCCTGCGGACCGAGGATCTCAAGGCTGTCGTCGGCTCATATGCCGGCGAAAGCTCCCAGGAAATATTCCAGCGCCACGGCGGTCATCGACCCGACGCTTCCTGA
- a CDS encoding class I adenylate-forming enzyme family protein, giving the protein MTAMYATSADERRHAIAVRHPAWIWNNLHSYLDWSLGDLADRPLVIADEGTLTYGDAARLSVELAGGLKARGIKKGERVGLIMANDPLTVPLLFAIWRAGAIAVPLNTLYRPDEIRFALAEAGCALLIAMDRFASRNFAQELEEGLPGWQAGACHDLPELRGGLIFDRAAPGRLVEKLSGQGGGAEDHERVEGGDTALILFTSGTTGSPKGVEISHDNLLRAMYAGAYHQAFEDGRRAVFSLPLYHGFGLVVGLLSGMVSGGAIIPLLRFDPHQILAATERHRATYLMGVPTMTIALLEQAKRQHYDLSSLNAIHSAAAPTPSWVWEDIRATFGCEEIITSYGQTEVTATVICTAPGDSIETVSETQGRIVEAGIAGMPDQGGRIAEFKIIDPETGADLPWGASGELCCRSPMNSKGYFRRPKATAALFLEGGWIRMGDLGQFRPDGNLFLTGRTKELYKSKGELVSPKELEQILTANPGVSQAFFIGMPDDQFGECGCAWVVRAEGSGICEGEVMDYLRERIPAYKMPREVWFIEDEALPKTGTGKVQKAELRNMALAMLADQKAV; this is encoded by the coding sequence ATGACTGCCATGTATGCGACAAGTGCGGATGAACGGAGGCACGCAATTGCCGTTCGCCATCCTGCCTGGATCTGGAACAACCTCCATTCCTATCTCGATTGGAGTCTCGGGGACCTTGCCGATCGGCCTCTGGTCATCGCCGACGAAGGGACGCTTACATACGGGGACGCAGCCCGCCTGTCCGTCGAGCTTGCCGGCGGCCTGAAGGCACGGGGCATCAAGAAGGGCGAAAGGGTCGGCCTCATCATGGCCAACGACCCGTTGACGGTGCCTCTGCTGTTCGCGATCTGGCGGGCAGGGGCAATCGCGGTCCCGCTCAACACACTGTATCGCCCCGACGAGATAAGGTTCGCGCTTGCTGAGGCTGGTTGCGCGCTGCTTATTGCGATGGACAGGTTCGCTTCCAGGAACTTCGCGCAGGAACTCGAGGAAGGCTTGCCGGGATGGCAGGCTGGAGCCTGCCACGATCTGCCGGAACTTCGCGGTGGCCTGATTTTTGACCGCGCCGCTCCCGGTCGCCTCGTTGAGAAACTCTCGGGCCAAGGTGGGGGCGCGGAAGATCATGAGCGCGTCGAAGGCGGCGATACCGCGCTTATCCTGTTCACGTCCGGCACGACCGGGTCGCCCAAGGGTGTCGAAATCAGTCACGACAACCTCCTGCGGGCGATGTACGCCGGGGCCTACCACCAGGCATTCGAGGACGGACGCAGGGCAGTGTTCTCGTTGCCTCTCTATCACGGCTTCGGACTTGTCGTCGGCCTTCTTTCGGGCATGGTTTCGGGCGGCGCGATCATTCCGCTGCTGCGGTTCGATCCGCACCAGATCCTTGCTGCGACGGAGCGCCATCGCGCCACCTACCTGATGGGAGTGCCGACTATGACGATCGCGTTGCTCGAGCAGGCCAAGCGCCAGCACTACGATCTGTCATCCCTGAATGCGATCCACAGCGCGGCCGCGCCGACGCCGAGCTGGGTATGGGAGGACATACGCGCGACGTTCGGGTGCGAAGAGATCATCACCAGCTATGGCCAGACCGAGGTCACCGCCACGGTCATCTGTACGGCGCCGGGGGATTCGATCGAGACGGTGTCGGAAACGCAGGGTCGGATCGTCGAGGCGGGCATCGCGGGCATGCCGGATCAGGGCGGCCGGATAGCGGAGTTCAAGATAATCGACCCCGAAACCGGTGCAGACCTGCCGTGGGGCGCCTCGGGCGAGCTGTGCTGTCGCAGTCCGATGAACAGTAAGGGCTACTTTCGGCGTCCTAAAGCGACCGCGGCACTCTTTCTCGAAGGTGGCTGGATCAGGATGGGAGACCTTGGGCAATTTCGGCCCGACGGAAACCTGTTCCTGACCGGACGCACCAAGGAGCTTTACAAGAGCAAGGGCGAACTCGTGTCGCCCAAGGAACTCGAACAGATACTCACGGCAAATCCGGGGGTATCCCAGGCGTTCTTCATTGGGATGCCGGACGACCAATTTGGCGAATGCGGCTGTGCTTGGGTCGTCAGGGCCGAGGGCAGCGGGATATGCGAGGGGGAGGTCATGGATTACCTTCGCGAACGCATTCCCGCCTACAAGATGCCCCGCGAGGTCTGGTTCATCGAAGACGAGGCCCTGCCCAAGACCGGCACGGGCAAGGTCCAGAAGGCGGAGCTGCGCAACATGGCGCTGGCGATGCTTGCAGATCAGAAGGCGGTTTGA
- the ribB gene encoding 3,4-dihydroxy-2-butanone-4-phosphate synthase, whose amino-acid sequence MTPAEISPIEDIIREAVEGRPFILVDADDRENEGDIIIPAQFATPAQISFMACHARGLICLAITQERSSQLQLRPMAPRNESGYGTAFTVSIEAKEGVTTGISAHDRARTIAVAVDPTKGVDDLVTPGHVFPLTARDGGVLVRAGHTEAAVDISRLGGLTPAGVICEVMNDDGTMARLPDLKIFAAKHGLKIGTIADLIAYRRSSEQLVEEMASAPFQSHFCPSPMTVHVYRNKIDGGEHVALVKGEIRADQDTLVRVHQVDLTTDVLGWNTASPEYLRRALRFISDHSGPGVVVLVRDPDPESISRRVAGGRREYHEKNANRDYGIGAQILIDLGVRQMTLLTSSKAKLAALQGFGLTINGRTELRENRPDSPIRVRSDF is encoded by the coding sequence ATGACCCCGGCCGAGATCTCCCCGATCGAAGATATCATCCGCGAAGCCGTGGAAGGCAGACCCTTCATTCTCGTCGACGCGGATGACCGCGAGAACGAAGGCGACATCATCATCCCGGCGCAGTTCGCCACGCCCGCGCAGATCAGCTTCATGGCTTGTCATGCGCGGGGGTTGATCTGTCTTGCGATTACGCAGGAGCGTTCCTCGCAACTGCAGCTCAGGCCGATGGCACCGCGCAATGAGTCCGGCTACGGCACGGCATTCACCGTCTCCATCGAGGCGAAGGAAGGCGTCACGACGGGCATTTCCGCCCATGACCGGGCCAGGACAATTGCCGTCGCGGTCGATCCGACGAAGGGAGTAGACGACCTGGTGACGCCCGGGCATGTATTCCCGCTCACCGCCCGGGATGGCGGCGTGCTTGTCCGGGCCGGGCATACCGAGGCTGCCGTCGACATTTCCCGGCTCGGCGGGCTTACACCTGCCGGTGTGATCTGCGAGGTCATGAATGACGACGGCACTATGGCGCGCCTGCCGGACCTGAAGATTTTCGCCGCGAAGCATGGCCTGAAAATAGGGACGATCGCCGATCTCATCGCCTACCGTCGCTCGTCGGAGCAGCTCGTGGAGGAGATGGCGTCGGCGCCGTTCCAGAGCCACTTCTGTCCTTCGCCGATGACGGTGCACGTCTACAGGAACAAGATTGACGGAGGCGAGCATGTCGCACTGGTCAAGGGCGAGATCCGCGCCGACCAGGATACGCTGGTACGCGTACACCAGGTCGACCTGACCACCGACGTGCTCGGCTGGAACACGGCTTCGCCGGAATACCTGCGACGTGCCCTTCGTTTCATTTCCGATCATTCGGGACCGGGCGTTGTCGTGCTGGTGCGCGATCCCGATCCGGAATCCATTTCCCGCCGTGTCGCGGGCGGACGGCGCGAGTATCACGAGAAGAATGCCAACCGTGACTACGGCATCGGGGCGCAGATCCTGATCGATCTCGGCGTCCGGCAGATGACCTTGCTGACTTCGAGCAAGGCGAAGCTGGCCGCGCTTCAGGGGTTCGGCCTGACGATCAACGGACGCACCGAACTGCGGGAGAACCGTCCGGATTCCCCGATCCGCGTACGCTCCGATTTCTGA
- a CDS encoding TetR/AcrR family transcriptional regulator — protein MPQKAAPRSPAPLSSHLNQGPKVALILAAEVLFARDGIEGASLREIASQAGQRNHHAVQYHFGSRDSLVQAVFDYRMNQMEEMRGLMLSQAEAEGKLTDLRTIVEVIFLPQIQLIDAFGDHSYAAFLTAYLQRYQAQQFGQFGDHVAPQLARTLALLRSCLAYLSEAAAQRRLITACFMFLNILVIHTRGNGSNEERFEDAVEDTIGQIVAAFAAPVKAVA, from the coding sequence ATGCCCCAGAAAGCAGCCCCGCGCTCACCTGCCCCGTTGAGTTCACACCTCAACCAGGGCCCCAAAGTCGCCCTTATCCTGGCGGCAGAAGTTCTTTTCGCGCGGGACGGCATAGAGGGGGCTTCGCTGCGCGAGATCGCGTCTCAAGCCGGACAGCGCAACCACCACGCCGTCCAGTATCACTTCGGTTCGCGCGATTCGCTTGTGCAGGCGGTATTCGATTACCGCATGAACCAGATGGAAGAGATGCGCGGCCTGATGCTTTCGCAAGCCGAGGCCGAAGGCAAGCTGACCGACCTGCGCACGATCGTCGAAGTGATCTTCCTCCCGCAGATCCAGCTGATCGATGCGTTTGGCGATCATTCCTACGCCGCATTCCTGACAGCCTATCTGCAGCGCTACCAGGCGCAGCAATTCGGCCAGTTCGGCGATCACGTTGCGCCGCAACTGGCTCGCACGCTGGCCCTGTTGCGGTCCTGCCTTGCCTATCTCAGTGAAGCGGCTGCACAGCGTCGCCTGATCACGGCGTGCTTCATGTTCCTCAACATTCTGGTGATCCACACCCGCGGCAACGGCAGCAACGAGGAACGCTTCGAGGATGCGGTCGAAGACACCATCGGCCAGATCGTCGCCGCGTTTGCCGCGCCCGTCAAAGCGGTAGCGTAA
- a CDS encoding LLM class flavin-dependent oxidoreductase: MAMETGLIFHPYMRPGRTARQTFEWGVQSAVHCDKIGFSSMMISEHASQIWENIPNPELIMAAAALQTTNIKFAPMAHILPHQHPAKLAMMVGWLSQILEGRYFMGIGAGAYPLASYIHGIKNGQDTAFLNEMVRESLFIMEKIWKREPFFYEGKFWSAGFPEEEPAQTEEDEQHMLANYAPYGGGFPEFAVTGFSYNSPSMKLAGERNFKPVSIFSGIDALKKHWETYSEANIKAGFTPDRQRHAVSQTVFCADTDAEAKRLVMEGPIGYCFERYLIPIWRRFGMMDGFAKDAGIDPLDADLEFLVDNVFVVGSPDTIVDKLNTLFAKCGGWGTLQVEAHDYYDDPSPWFNSLELLAKEVAPRVKLPEAMAAA; the protein is encoded by the coding sequence ATGGCCATGGAAACCGGATTGATTTTTCACCCCTACATGCGTCCGGGCCGCACGGCCCGGCAGACCTTCGAATGGGGTGTCCAGAGCGCGGTTCACTGCGACAAGATCGGCTTCAGCTCGATGATGATTTCGGAGCATGCTTCCCAGATCTGGGAAAACATCCCGAACCCCGAGCTGATCATGGCGGCGGCTGCCCTGCAGACGACCAACATCAAGTTCGCACCGATGGCGCACATCCTTCCGCATCAGCATCCGGCGAAGCTCGCGATGATGGTGGGTTGGCTCTCCCAGATCCTCGAGGGGCGCTATTTCATGGGTATCGGTGCTGGCGCCTACCCGCTCGCATCGTACATCCATGGTATCAAGAACGGCCAGGACACGGCGTTCCTCAACGAGATGGTCCGTGAATCGCTCTTCATCATGGAGAAGATCTGGAAGCGCGAACCTTTCTTCTACGAAGGCAAGTTCTGGAGCGCTGGCTTCCCCGAAGAGGAGCCTGCGCAGACGGAAGAGGACGAGCAGCACATGCTCGCGAACTACGCTCCCTACGGCGGTGGCTTCCCCGAATTCGCCGTGACCGGCTTCAGCTACAATTCGCCTTCGATGAAGCTTGCGGGCGAGCGCAACTTCAAGCCCGTGTCGATCTTTTCGGGCATCGACGCCCTCAAGAAGCATTGGGAAACGTACTCAGAAGCGAACATAAAGGCGGGCTTCACGCCCGACCGGCAGCGCCATGCCGTGTCGCAGACGGTCTTCTGTGCCGACACCGACGCGGAGGCGAAGCGCCTCGTGATGGAAGGTCCGATCGGCTACTGCTTCGAGCGCTACCTGATCCCGATCTGGCGCCGCTTCGGCATGATGGACGGTTTCGCAAAGGATGCGGGCATCGATCCGCTTGATGCCGATCTCGAGTTCCTCGTGGACAACGTGTTCGTTGTCGGGTCGCCGGACACGATCGTCGACAAGCTCAACACACTGTTTGCGAAGTGCGGCGGCTGGGGAACGCTGCAGGTCGAGGCGCACGACTACTACGACGATCCGTCGCCATGGTTCAATTCGCTCGAACTGCTCGCCAAGGAAGTCGCGCCGCGCGTCAAGCTGCCTGAAGCGATGGCTGCGGCCTGA